The region ACCGGGGCCGAAATGATCAAGTACGCCGCCAACGCCTTTCTGGCCACGAAAATCTCGTTCATCAACGAGATGGCCCGCATTTGCGATGCCTATGGCGTACGCGTCGACGACGTTGCCGAAGGGATCGGGCTGGATGCACGCATCGGCCGCGCCTTTCTGCGGGCCGGCCTGGGGTACGGCGGATCCTGCCTGCCGAAGGATGTCGACGCCCTGATTCACGCCGCGCGGGACAAAGGGGTCGACCCGCTCATCCTCCCCGCCGTCCAACAGGTCAACGCCACCCAGCCCGACCTCTACGCCCGCAAATTGCGGGACGCGTTGGGCGGCCTCGCCGGCAAGCGCGTCGCCGTGTGGGGCATCGCCTTCAAGCCCAACACCGACGACACGCGCGCGTCGCAGGCGCTGGCGCTGATCGATCGGCTGCTTGCAGTGGGCTGCACGGTGCGCGCGTTCGATCCCTTGGCGCGCTGCGAACGACCGGAGGTGGCGGTGGCGACGGACCCGTATCAAGCGGCCGCCGATGCCGATGCCCTCGTCGTCGCCACGGAATGGGACCTCTTCCGCCGCGCCGACTGGTCCCGTGTCAAAGCGGTCATGCGCGGCAACGTCGTCGTCGACGGGCGCAACTGCCTCGACCCCGAAACCGTTCGGGCCCACGGACTTCGCTACGTGGGGGTGGCGCGACCATGAACATTCTCGTCACCGGAGCCGCCGGCTTCATCGGGTCCCACCTGTGTGAACGCCTGCTGGATGCGGGCCACACGGTGATTGGCGTTGACGCCCTGCTCAACCCGTCCTTGCGCCCCCTCAAACGGCGCAACCTGACGGCGCTTCTTCCCCACCCGCGCTTCCGGTTCGTCGAGGCGGCCATCCAAACGGCCGATTGGGCGACGCTCCTCGACGGCGTGGACGCCATCTTCCACCTGGCCGGCATGCCCGGCGTGCGCACCAGCTGGGGCGCCAACTTTTCCGCCTACGTGGAGCACAACATCCTGGCCACGCAGCGGCTCCTGGAAGCCTGCGCGCGCCGTCCCCTGCAGCGGTTCGTGTTCGCCTCCACCTCTTCGGTCTACGGACACCAGACGGGCAAGGTTGCGGAAACCCGCTTGCCGGCTCCCCTGTCGCCCTACGGCGTCACGAAGCTGGCCGGGGAACACCTCTGCCGGGCCTATGCCGAACGGGACGGCCTTCCCGTCGTCATCCTGCGCTACTTTACCGTGTACGGCCCGCGGCAGCGGCCGGACATGGCCTTTCACCGCTTTATCCGTGCGCTGCTTGTGGGCGAGCCCATCCCTCTGTACGGGGATGGCCACCAGACGCGCGACTTCACCTACATCGCCGATTGCATCGACGGCACCGTTGCCGCGCTCACCGCTCCAGATGCGGTGGGCGAAACGATCAACATCGGCGGAACCGAGCGCGCCAGCCTGCGCGAGGTGATCGCCCTCCTGGAAGACCTGACCGGACGACGCGCCACGATCGCCCAGCACGACGCGCCGCAGGGCGAACCCCGGCACACCTGGGCCGACATCTCCAAAGCCCAGCGGCTCCTCGGTTACCGTCCCCAAGTGGACCTGCGCACCGGGCTGGCCCGCCAGATCGACGATCTCGAGCGCCTCTACGCGAGGGAATCGGTATGAAGCTGGCCCTGATCTGCAGCGAAAAGCTCCCGTCGCCGGCCATTCGCGGCGGCGCCATCCAGACGATGATCGACGGCGTGGTGCCGTTTCTCCGGCGCCGCCACGAGGTCACCATCTTCTCGATCACCGACCCCGACCTGCCCGAGCGCGAAGAGCGGGACGGCGTGCGCTACATTCGCGTTCCCGCCCAGCGCTACGTGGAAAACGTTGCCCAGGAGCTGCGCCACCATTCCTTCGATGTCATCCACGTGCTGAATCGCCCCCGCGCCGTCCTGTCGTACAAGAAGGCGGCGCCGGACAGCCGCTTCGTGGTCAGCCTGCACAACGAGATGTTTTCGCCGGCCAAACTGCCGATCGCCCTCGGCCGCGCCGTCATTGAGGCCGTTTCCGCCATCGCCACGGTGAGCGACTACATCGGCCGCACCGTCCTCGCGTGGTATCCCGCCGCGCGCGACAAGCTGCGGACCGTCTATTCCGGGGTCGACCTCAAGCAGTTCGTTCCGGCGTGGAAGCCGGAAGCGGCCCCCATCCGCGACGCCCTTCGCAAGCGGTACGGGGTCACCGGGAAGAAGGTGATCCTCTACATCGGCCGGCTCAGCTTCAAAAAAGGCCCCCACGTGCTGATCGAGGCCATGCGCCACGTGCTGCCGCGCCATCCCGACGCCGCGCTGGTCATCGTGGGCGGGAAATGGTTCAGCGACGACGGCGTCAACCGCTACATCCGGCTGCTTCACCGCTTGGCCGCCCCTTACGGCGACCGCATCGTGTTCACGAAATTCGTTCCGCCGAAGGAAATCCCGCATCACTTCCTGCTCGGCGACGTGTTCGTCTGCAGCTCGCAATGGCAAGAGCCGCTGGCCCGCGTCCACTATGAGGCCATGGCGGCGGGGATCCCGCTCATCACCACCAAGCGCGGCGGCAACCCGGAAGTGGTCACCCACGGGGAAAACGGCCTCCTCGTCGAGGACTACGCCAATCCGCGCGCCTTTGCCGAGGCCATCGATTACCTGCTGTCCCACCCGAAGGAAGCTCAGCGCATGGCCAAAGCCGGCCACGCCCTCGTCAAGGAACGCTTCCAGTTTCGCCACGTGGCCGAGCGGCTGGAGGCGTTCTACTCCGAAGCCTGCGGGCAGCCCCGCGAGGCGTCCCTCCCTGCAGCCGAAGCCCCGACGACACCGAGCGAAGCAAAAGGGCAGCCTCCCGAAGCGCCCCCGTCCGTAGCCGAAGCCTCCGCGGCATCGAGCACACCCCTGCCGCCTCAGCAGGGATCGGATGCGCCGGAGACCCCGGCGGCACCGAGCACGCCCCTGCCACCCAAGAGGGGATCGGACGCGCCGGACACCCCGGCAGCCTCGACACCCGCCGCCCCGCCATCGCCACCGGCGACGCCTGCCCCGCAGGTGGTGTCGCCCGCCAATCCCGCGAGCGTCCCGCTCGTGCGCCGGCCCGCGGCGCGGGGTGGAAGGCCGCCTTCCCGCCCCCGCACCGCGTCCGCGCCACGAACCGCTCGCCGCGGAGCGCCGCCTAAGCGGTTGCAGAGGAAAGGAGGAAACCCGCCACGTGAACGCCCACGCACCGATCGACCCGCAAACGGATCCCGTCGTCCCCAACGTCCTCGAGCGGTACCCCCTTCCCGTGTCCGACGTCCGTCTGCTGTCGGACAAAGGAAAAAAAGCGGTGTGGGAAATCCGCTCCAAAGCCGGCGTGTACGTCCTCAAAAAAACGCCGCTCCCCGCAGAACGGCAGCGCTTTCTCAACACCGCCGTCCACCACTTGCGGCGCGGCGGAGCAACCCTCCCGGCCATCATCCCAACGGCCACCGGCGACGACTTCGTCCCCGTTGAGCGGTCATGCTACGTCCTGTACGAGGCTGTCGAGGGGCGCGCCCCCAACTATGAGGATGCCGACGATTTGCGGGAGATCCTGCGGTCGCTCGCGGCCTTTCACCGCGCCTCGCGGGGGTATTCCCCCCCGCCGGATGCGCGGGAACGCTCCCATCTCGGACGGTGGGAGCGGTCGTACGAACTGCGGTTGGCCAAGCTTCGTTTCTATGCCGAACGGGCGGTTTACGAGGATCACCCCGTGGCGCTCGCCGTTCGCGAGACCAGCGCAACGTTTCTGCGGGAAGCCGAAACCGCCTTGGCCCTCCTTCACCAGCCCGCCTACCGCCAATGGGTGGAAAAGGTCGGGGAAGAGCGAAACCTCTGCCACCAAGACTACGCCGCCGGCAACTTAATCGTCACGGAGGCGGGCATCGCCGCCATCGACACCGACTCCCTTACCGTGGACCTGCCCGCGCGGGATTTGCGAAAGATTCTGAACAAGGTCATGAAGAAACTGGGGTGGGACGAAGCGCGGACACACGCCATGCTCGCTGCCTACCACTCGGTTCACCCGCTCACCGCCGATGAATACGCCGTTGTCGCTGCCGATTTGCGTTTCCCGCACCTCTACTACGGCATCGTCACGAAAGCCTTCGAAGACCGCGCGGCCGACTGGACGCCCGATAAGCTGCTGGCCAAGCTGCACGAAACGATCGACACCGAAACGGCAAAAATGCGCGTGCTGGACCGTTGGAACGACATCGTCGCGGCCGTTTTGACGGGAACCTGATGCCCCAACCCCATACCCTCAAAACCAAACCCCCTTCGCTGCCGGAAAGCGAAGGGGGTTTTGCCGTCGGTGACCCGCTCGTGGGAGCGGATGTTTCCCTTCACGCCGGCCGAATCGTTCTGCCTGCTCACTGCACGCCCGTGTGCAGGCCGGGGGGCGCCGGCTGGTACAGGGCCGTCATCGTCTGGGTGGTGTTGACCTGCAAGGTCGGCACCTGGTAGTACCCCTTTTGGTTCATCCATTGGAAGACCTCATAGGCCTGCTCGGCGCAGTTCGTCGCCCCTTGCATCAGCATGCGGCGCAGCTCGGGGTCGGCGCATTCCAGCGCGGCGTGCATGCGCAAGCTGGCCGAGGCTTTGTGGCAACCGAGCACCGCGGACGCCACGTCGCGGTCGTCGATCGCGTTGGCCGAAGCGTTGGGGGACGCCGGAGCGGGATTGCGCAACCCGTACATCGGCGTCAGGTTGCGGCTCACCGGGCGATAGGGCACGGCCTGTCCCGCCCCGCGGCGATTCAAAACGGCCACCATGTTGTCGTATTCCTGAACGGCGAAACGCAGCTGGTTGTCCAAGATGGTGGCCAGTTGTTGATCTTGGACGTGCGGGCGGTACAGCTGGAAGGTGTTGATGCAATTGATGGCGTTGGAGAGCACCTCGTGGATCTCCATCACCTCATGGGCGCCCAAGTGGGCAGCCGGTTGCGTTTGCGCCATGGCAACTCCCTCCTCCGTTGGGATCCTCGTCAACGGTAAGGAGTATGCCCATCCAGCCAGCCGCGTATTCCTCGAGGGGGCTGTCGCGCAACCGGCCCTATGTTCTCGCCGTACAAACAAAAGGGCATGCGAATTCGCCGCGAATCCGCATGCCCTTTGCCCTACGCCTCGCCCTCCGGCATCGGGCCGGTGTAGACGGACTGCGGCCGGATCAAGCGGTTGTCGGCCGCTTGCTCCAGCACGTGGGCCGTCCACCCGGCCATGCGCGACAAGGTGAACGTCGGCGTGTACAGCTCCTTCGGCAGGCCAACGGCGCGCAGCACCGCCGCCGCGTAGAACTCGACGTTCGTGTACAGCTTGCGGCCCGGCTTGTATTCGGCGAGCAGTTTGATCGCCACCTCTTCCACGTGCACGGCCAAGTCGAGCCACGGGTCATCGCCAGCCACGCGCTTGGCCACCACCGCCAGCGCCTCGGCCCGCGGGTCGCGCGTCTTGTACACGCGGTGCCCAAAGCCCATGATCCGTTCGCCGCGCTCCAGAAGGCTGCGCAGGTACGGCTCGGCGTTCTCCTTCGTGCCGATGGCGGCCAGGGTCTCGTCCACTTCCGACGGCGCCCCGCCGTGCAAGGGTCCTTTCATCGTCCCGATGGCCGACGT is a window of Calditerricola satsumensis DNA encoding:
- a CDS encoding UDP-glucose dehydrogenase family protein — protein: MKVCIIGVGYVGLTTAAVLADMGHQVTCVDKDAHKLAELRAGRIPFYEPGLDELVARGRANGRLTFTADLPNGLAEASVVMIAVGTPAFPDGRCNLTYVWQAVDELAQTLTHPATVIVKSTVPPGTTAQIQRAMAETSRIRAVHVVANPEFLREGSAVADTRRPDRIVVGVTTREALVAVRALYQGIDAPYVVTTPTGAEMIKYAANAFLATKISFINEMARICDAYGVRVDDVAEGIGLDARIGRAFLRAGLGYGGSCLPKDVDALIHAARDKGVDPLILPAVQQVNATQPDLYARKLRDALGGLAGKRVAVWGIAFKPNTDDTRASQALALIDRLLAVGCTVRAFDPLARCERPEVAVATDPYQAAADADALVVATEWDLFRRADWSRVKAVMRGNVVVDGRNCLDPETVRAHGLRYVGVARP
- a CDS encoding NAD-dependent epimerase/dehydratase family protein, with translation MNILVTGAAGFIGSHLCERLLDAGHTVIGVDALLNPSLRPLKRRNLTALLPHPRFRFVEAAIQTADWATLLDGVDAIFHLAGMPGVRTSWGANFSAYVEHNILATQRLLEACARRPLQRFVFASTSSVYGHQTGKVAETRLPAPLSPYGVTKLAGEHLCRAYAERDGLPVVILRYFTVYGPRQRPDMAFHRFIRALLVGEPIPLYGDGHQTRDFTYIADCIDGTVAALTAPDAVGETINIGGTERASLREVIALLEDLTGRRATIAQHDAPQGEPRHTWADISKAQRLLGYRPQVDLRTGLARQIDDLERLYARESV
- a CDS encoding CotS family spore coat protein, producing MRRRPRRHRARPCHPRGDRTRRTPRQPRHPPPRHRHRRRLPRRWCRPPIPRASRSCAGPRRGVEGRLPAPAPRPRHEPLAAERRLSGCRGKEETRHVNAHAPIDPQTDPVVPNVLERYPLPVSDVRLLSDKGKKAVWEIRSKAGVYVLKKTPLPAERQRFLNTAVHHLRRGGATLPAIIPTATGDDFVPVERSCYVLYEAVEGRAPNYEDADDLREILRSLAAFHRASRGYSPPPDARERSHLGRWERSYELRLAKLRFYAERAVYEDHPVALAVRETSATFLREAETALALLHQPAYRQWVEKVGEERNLCHQDYAAGNLIVTEAGIAAIDTDSLTVDLPARDLRKILNKVMKKLGWDEARTHAMLAAYHSVHPLTADEYAVVAADLRFPHLYYGIVTKAFEDRAADWTPDKLLAKLHETIDTETAKMRVLDRWNDIVAAVLTGT
- a CDS encoding spore coat protein, whose protein sequence is MAQTQPAAHLGAHEVMEIHEVLSNAINCINTFQLYRPHVQDQQLATILDNQLRFAVQEYDNMVAVLNRRGAGQAVPYRPVSRNLTPMYGLRNPAPASPNASANAIDDRDVASAVLGCHKASASLRMHAALECADPELRRMLMQGATNCAEQAYEVFQWMNQKGYYQVPTLQVNTTQTMTALYQPAPPGLHTGVQ